The Paenibacillus sp. FSL R7-0345 DNA segment GGAATACCCCTTGTCGAGGGTCGTATCCATCAGCGAGACCACCTCACGGTCGGCAGTCAGCAGCCCCTTCATTTTGAAGCGCTTGAGCAGCTCCTGTGCCGCCTGTTCCCGGTTAAGGCCGTTCGGTGACGTAAGCAAGGGATCATGTACGTGAAAATATAACGTTCCGGCCGGAAGCGCCGCCCGGCCCAGCCACTGCTCCGAATAGGTAAGCAGCACATCGAGATAGGTCAACATCTGCAGCGACAAGCCGTAATACACCTCATGCAGCCTCAGATCCTTCTGGCTCGATTTGTAGTCGATCACCCGCAGCAGCACGCCCTGCTCGCTTTCCGCCTTATCAACCCGGTCAATCCGCCCGACCACCTCCATCACACAGCCGTTAGGCAGGGTGATTCTCAGCGGCGGCAGATCTTTGCCCGGTCCAAAATCCAGCTCCAGCCCCGCGGGCTCAAAGCTGCCCCGTCGGGCATGCTCGCCTAGAATAATCGAGGCGCGCCCGACAATATTCTTGAGCTTGCGGGAAATATATCCGTACCGTTTGGTACTCATGAGGATTTCTCCCTGCAGCAGCGGGGCAAGCTTGTCTACCGTTGCTCCGGCTTCCTTCCGGCATTCTTCGGCCGACAGGCTACCCCAGTCCTTGCCCTGTTTCTGCAGGTTTTTAGCCATGTCGCTAAGTGCCGCATGGAACAGCTGGCCGATATCCGGTGCCTGGAGCTTATAAAGCTGGCGCTCCTTGAGCCTCAGGCCGTACGAGGCAAAATGGGAAAACGAGCAGGCCACAAATTTCTCCATCCGCGAGACGCTGCCCCGCAGCGTTGAACCGCCGTACAGCCGCAGGCTGGTCTCACGCCGCAGCGGAATCCCGCTGTTGCGGTAGAACAGCGATCCGAGCAGACGCTCCAGCGGCAGCCGCCGTTCCCGGCCCCCGCTGATGTACCAGTTGTAGGCATCCCACCATATACCGGGTATGTCAACGCCCTGTTTCCATTGACGCAGCTGCATAATCAGCATGCGCAGCGTCTGTTCAGGCTGGCCGATGAAGCCGAGATGCCGTGCTTCCCCTTCGGTATCGTCCGGCTGGATTGTTGAAGGGAATCCGGACGTGATCTGTTCGGTCAAACCCTCAGGGAACATAACATGCAGCTGACGGATAATCTCGGAAGGCAAAAGTGCCTTGCCTTCATCATCCGCAGTCGCATAGCTGATCCACAGTCTGCAGCTGGCTGTCGTCAGCGCATTATAGACAAGGAAACGCTCGTCCAGCAGCTTGCGCGCCGCTCCCGGCGCAAGCTCCATGCCGGCATTCTCCAGCACCAGCCGCTCGCCCTCGGAAAGGATTCCGTCCTCCTTGAACTGTGCCGGTACAACTCCTTCATTGAAGCCGAGCAGAAACGCGTATTTCACGCCGGTTGTCCGGGTCCGGTCCATCGTTCCGACCAGCACCTGATCGAGAGACGGCGGTACAAGTCCCATTCTAAGTTCAGTAAGGCCGGTTTCCAGCACTCCGGCGAACAGCTCAAATTCCAGCCGTTCTCCGCCCATCATTTCAGCAATCTGGTCCAGCAGGTCAAGCACCGCATCCCACAGCTGGCTGTGTTCACGGGCAGCCGCCGGCTCACCCTGTTCAAGGGCTGCCCTACTACGCCGCTCCAGCTTGCGCGCGATATCCGTTTCCTGCAGCAGCTGATAAACGGCCGTACACAGCTCAAGACCGGTACGGCTCCGCTTGACCCGTGTCTCAAAGGCGTAGAGAGGCCCGGTGATTGCTTCACGGCAGGCTTCCATTTTTGCCAGCAGCGCCTCATCCACAACTCTGTCCCCTTCGAGCGACAGACTAGGTATCCCCTTCCACGGCTTACCGTTCGTCCAGCGGTAGCCCTGAATGCCGCAAGCCAGCACATAGTTCTCAAGCTGATCCATATCCTCACGGGTCAGGCTGCCGTCCAGCGGCAGCAGCAGGTCGGTCTTCACACAGCGGAACACGTCCTCGTAGCGCCAGCGCCGGCGCACAGTATCCAGCGCAGAGCGGATAAATTCCGCCAGCGGATGATGCAGCTCACTTGCCTTCCGGTCAAGGAAAAAGGGAATGCCGTAATCTTCGAATAACGGGGCAACCAGGGACTCATAGTCGCTGATATTCCGCACAAATACAGCCATTTCGCCATATCTGGCCCCTTCTTCGCGGGCCAGGCGTAGCATTTCCCGCAATGCGCCTTCTACTTCCGTTCTACGGGAGGAAGCTGCCGTTACTGACAGTTCCCTGCCAACCCGGCCGGCTTCGCCGTTCCACTTCCACCGGCGACCATAGCTCCGTTCCAGATGAGCAAGGGCCGGGCTGTCCGCAAAACGCGGCAGTACAGGAGGAGCAAGCAGCTCGTCCCAGACCTCAAGCCCCGCCTCCTCCGCCATCCCGCGCAGCTTGATATACGTAACGGCTGGGGGATGAAACAGCTCAAGCTCATGCGGCTGCAGTCCAGGCGGATAAATCTTGTCCAGGCTCAGTGCCACCGTCACCCTGGAGGCATGCAGCATAATCTCGCGCAGCACCATAAATTCCTGGGGAGTAAAGCCATGGAAGCCGTCAACCCAGACTTCGGCGCCGCGGATATAAGAAGAATCGGGAATATGGGCGGCCAGCTCGGCCAGCCGGTCCTCTTCATCGATATATAATCCGGACATGGCCTGCTCCAGATCGCCGAATACAAGCTGCAGATCATCCAGCTTGCCGGCGAGAATCGGACTGCCCGGCGAAGAGTCCCGCATTCTGGACAGCTGCTCTTCCAGATCGTTTGTCCCGAGGCAGCAGCGCTTCAGCTCGGTATGCAGGCTGCTCAGCCGCTCAACAAAGCCGGGCCGGTCGCCGGATGCGCCGAACAGCTTCAGCTCGTCCTTGCGGCGGCTGATAATTTTGTAGAGCAGCATTTTTTTGCCTTCCTCGCTGATCGGCAGACCTGCGCTGCCTCCTGTTTCCTGCTTAACCCGGTAAGCCAGCCGGGAGAAGCTGAGCGTCTGGGCCCTGATGCTGCCCTTCGCTTTCCCCGTACTCAGCAGCCCCCGTTCCGCACTGAACGAGCCCTGCTCCGGCACTAACACAATCAGCGGTGCGCCGAGCGGCTCCGCTTCCAGCCGTGAGGAGACTTCCTCACATATTTTCGTAGTTTTGCCGCTGCCCGAGCGGCCGAGCAAAAAGCGTACCGTCATTGCAGTAGACCCCTTCCGTGGCGCAGATAGAGTGCTTAAGTCCCGGCACCCTTGTTACATTCGTTCCAACATTATAGCATATTTGCTACTCTCGTAACAGAACGTACGTTTGCCATTGTTTTCAAATCTCAATATTTACCTGTACAGAACGAATAGAAGACAGCCGCAATGCCTGCGGCTGTGGTCTTGTTTTGCATAAGCAAAAATATCCTGTTTTTTTTTGCAGCAGCTAGGCAACCGGCAGCGCCGCAAACATGGAGAGCGCCATGCGCCAGTCCATAAACAGCATGCCGGCCAGTGCGGAGACCGGCAGGACGAATGCCCCGGCAAGCTGCGGCAGCAGATGGGAGGTCCCCGTTTCTACCAGCGTGAAGTCGCCCATCATCATATTGGCCAGATCACCGGGATCACGGCGGTACAGATAGCCGAGCGGCAGCTTGCGCAGATGCAGGCTTTTGCAGCTTCCGCTTCCCAGCTCTTCGGGCCGAAAAATCTCAAAGTGGCTTCTATCCAGACAGTACGTATATTGAAATCCTTCACAGACCAGTGTCTTATGCGCATCTATCACTTCATGGCCGCTGCTGCGGCCCTCGGTTTGGTTTCAGCATATGGTTCGCCCCTGTTAAGTAGGGCTAATTAAAACCAACATTGAGAATTGTTATCAATTGAAGATTAAAAGGTTTGCAACAGAAAAAGAGTACCCGGAGGTACTCTCAGGAATCTAGCTATATTGCAGCGCCCCCGCCCTATTGCAGGGGGTGAGCCGGAATCAAGGGCATTTTTGCCCTTGATCTCGCCCTTTTGCCAGCGGCGGCTGGAATCAAGGGCATTTCTGCCCTTGATTTCGTCCATTTACCCACGGCAGGCAGAATCAAGGGCATTTCTGCCTTTGATTTCGCCCATTTGCCCGCGGCAGGTAGAATCAAGGGCATTTTTGCCTTTGATTTCGCCCATTTACCCACGGCAGGCAGAATCAAGGGCATTTTTGCCCTTGATTTCACCCTTTTGCCCGCGGCAGGTAGAATCAAGGGCATTTTTGCCTTTGATTTCGCCCATTTACCCACGGCAGGCAGAATCAAGGGCATTTCTGCCCTTGATTTCGCCCATTTGCCCGCGGCAGGTAGAATCAAGGGCATTTCTGCCCTTGATTTCGCCCATATACCCGCGGCAGCCGGAATCAAGGGCATTTCTGCCTTTGATTTCGCCTGTAAGCGCGCGCCAGAAGTCAGCGCCGGCCGCATCAGTTCCTCACTTCTTGCTGCGCACCTCGAACACGGCAAACTTCAGGTAGTGGCCCTCGTCCACGC contains these protein-coding regions:
- the addB gene encoding helicase-exonuclease AddAB subunit AddB — translated: MTVRFLLGRSGSGKTTKICEEVSSRLEAEPLGAPLIVLVPEQGSFSAERGLLSTGKAKGSIRAQTLSFSRLAYRVKQETGGSAGLPISEEGKKMLLYKIISRRKDELKLFGASGDRPGFVERLSSLHTELKRCCLGTNDLEEQLSRMRDSSPGSPILAGKLDDLQLVFGDLEQAMSGLYIDEEDRLAELAAHIPDSSYIRGAEVWVDGFHGFTPQEFMVLREIMLHASRVTVALSLDKIYPPGLQPHELELFHPPAVTYIKLRGMAEEAGLEVWDELLAPPVLPRFADSPALAHLERSYGRRWKWNGEAGRVGRELSVTAASSRRTEVEGALREMLRLAREEGARYGEMAVFVRNISDYESLVAPLFEDYGIPFFLDRKASELHHPLAEFIRSALDTVRRRWRYEDVFRCVKTDLLLPLDGSLTREDMDQLENYVLACGIQGYRWTNGKPWKGIPSLSLEGDRVVDEALLAKMEACREAITGPLYAFETRVKRSRTGLELCTAVYQLLQETDIARKLERRSRAALEQGEPAAAREHSQLWDAVLDLLDQIAEMMGGERLEFELFAGVLETGLTELRMGLVPPSLDQVLVGTMDRTRTTGVKYAFLLGFNEGVVPAQFKEDGILSEGERLVLENAGMELAPGAARKLLDERFLVYNALTTASCRLWISYATADDEGKALLPSEIIRQLHVMFPEGLTEQITSGFPSTIQPDDTEGEARHLGFIGQPEQTLRMLIMQLRQWKQGVDIPGIWWDAYNWYISGGRERRLPLERLLGSLFYRNSGIPLRRETSLRLYGGSTLRGSVSRMEKFVACSFSHFASYGLRLKERQLYKLQAPDIGQLFHAALSDMAKNLQKQGKDWGSLSAEECRKEAGATVDKLAPLLQGEILMSTKRYGYISRKLKNIVGRASIILGEHARRGSFEPAGLELDFGPGKDLPPLRITLPNGCVMEVVGRIDRVDKAESEQGVLLRVIDYKSSQKDLRLHEVYYGLSLQMLTYLDVLLTYSEQWLGRAALPAGTLYFHVHDPLLTSPNGLNREQAAQELLKRFKMKGLLTADREVVSLMDTTLDKGYSSIVPVALKSDGSFYSSASVATPEQWGQLLSSVRSNITEIGTRITEGDVAIQPYRIQQETACTFCSFRPVCQFDEAVEGNGYNNLGKPGKDAVWELLSNKGGEKP